The Vibrio nitrifigilis genome window below encodes:
- a CDS encoding MotA/TolQ/ExbB proton channel family protein has translation MSLKKLATAAAVTFALSGTALPSYAAGDLTTKARSENQQQAAHDRSRENDFKAQERLLRKQKAELTARRDALQKEADQLSATFSKNEDQLARLEEKLRLETGSLGEIFGVVRQNAKELKSHLDDSVTGADAQKFAPVVDDIVAAKSLPSMKQLVGLWHAMEEQVKASGHIAPVSINYINGDGKTVQEKAVRLGTFGLVTEQGYVNWNNKRKDAIAYDRQPADGPTLSSLNSVLQGDVDDVVLDPSHGTLTQQLALEPTLTDRLEAGGAVGNIIIALLVIGLIIAGYRGVVLAIARKQIKQQLKDPSNKTDNPLGRVLAVYSKEKNLTVEALELRLLEAVVDEQTHLERGLSMLKLLAALAPMLGLLGTVTGMIETFQVITQFGNGDPKVMAGGISMALVTTVLGLVAAMPLLLSHNVLSSQAESIRNILEKQGIGLVAEQAEKESNAKQVATA, from the coding sequence ATCTCATTGAAAAAACTCGCAACAGCGGCTGCCGTGACTTTCGCCCTTTCAGGCACAGCATTACCAAGTTATGCCGCGGGTGATTTAACTACTAAAGCGCGCAGTGAAAATCAACAGCAGGCAGCGCACGACCGTTCCCGTGAAAACGATTTTAAAGCTCAAGAACGTTTATTGCGCAAGCAAAAAGCGGAGTTGACTGCACGCCGTGATGCGTTGCAAAAAGAAGCAGACCAACTTTCAGCGACCTTCAGTAAAAACGAAGATCAGCTAGCACGTCTTGAAGAAAAACTGCGTTTAGAAACTGGCTCGCTTGGCGAAATATTTGGCGTTGTGCGCCAAAATGCGAAAGAGCTGAAAAGTCATCTCGATGACTCAGTGACTGGTGCAGATGCGCAAAAATTTGCACCTGTTGTCGATGATATTGTCGCCGCCAAATCATTACCATCCATGAAACAGTTGGTGGGTTTATGGCATGCAATGGAAGAGCAGGTTAAGGCTAGCGGCCATATTGCACCAGTGAGCATTAACTACATCAATGGTGATGGTAAAACTGTTCAAGAAAAAGCGGTACGCCTCGGTACCTTTGGCTTGGTGACTGAGCAAGGTTACGTCAACTGGAATAACAAACGTAAAGATGCGATTGCTTATGATCGTCAACCAGCAGATGGACCAACATTATCGTCATTAAATAGCGTGTTACAGGGTGACGTTGATGATGTCGTACTAGACCCATCGCACGGCACATTGACACAACAGTTAGCATTAGAGCCAACACTGACTGATCGCTTAGAAGCGGGTGGTGCGGTAGGTAACATCATCATTGCATTATTGGTGATTGGCTTGATTATCGCTGGGTACCGCGGTGTCGTGTTGGCGATTGCACGTAAACAAATCAAACAGCAATTGAAAGATCCTAGTAATAAAACGGACAACCCACTTGGTCGTGTTCTGGCTGTTTACAGCAAAGAGAAAAACCTTACTGTTGAAGCGTTAGAGCTGCGTTTACTTGAAGCGGTTGTGGATGAGCAAACTCATTTGGAACGTGGTTTATCCATGCTTAAATTGTTGGCCGCGCTTGCACCAATGCTAGGTCTACTCGGTACGGTTACCGGTATGATTGAAACCTTCCAAGTGATCACGCAATTTGGTAACGGCGACCCTAAAGTGATGGCGGGCGGTATTTCGATGGCGCTTGTCACCACGGTGCTTGGTTTGGTGGCGGCAATGCCATTATTACTAAGCCACAACGTATTGAGTTCTCAAGCTGAAAGCATCCGCAATATCCTAGAAAAACAAGGTATTGGCTTGGTGGCTGAACAAGCTGAAAAAGAAAGTAACGCTAAGCAAGTTGCCACAGCGTAA
- a CDS encoding DUF3450 domain-containing protein, which produces MKMMKPSLVLISLAAAMPVFANSLEDAKSIEHNTNVSSAVSQKKVDKSAQASIELRAEVEHLKEETKNLEVYRDHLKGLVSSQHDEMNSLNDQIAEIKTTRQGIVPLMYDMLDGLDALIKQDKPVRLETRQQRLAKLKALMPRADVSDAEKFRRILEAYQIEMDYGTKLGTYQGRIALSQDQQVEADVLYLGRVSLVARNLSQTRYWSWNAKQNQWQELDSGEKESIDKAFKLANQEIAPSFLTLPVSLTKAEAK; this is translated from the coding sequence ATGAAAATGATGAAACCTAGCTTAGTCCTGATTTCTTTGGCAGCGGCGATGCCTGTCTTTGCGAATTCCCTTGAGGACGCCAAATCAATCGAACACAACACCAATGTGTCTTCTGCGGTTAGCCAAAAGAAAGTGGATAAAAGTGCGCAAGCTTCTATTGAATTACGCGCTGAAGTCGAACACTTAAAAGAAGAAACAAAAAATCTTGAAGTGTATCGTGACCACTTAAAAGGCTTGGTAAGCAGTCAACATGACGAGATGAACAGCTTGAATGACCAAATTGCTGAGATCAAAACCACTCGTCAGGGCATAGTGCCACTCATGTACGATATGTTAGATGGTTTAGACGCTCTAATTAAACAAGATAAACCGGTTCGTCTTGAAACTCGTCAACAACGTCTTGCAAAACTCAAAGCATTGATGCCTCGTGCAGATGTATCTGATGCTGAAAAATTCCGTCGTATTCTTGAAGCGTATCAAATCGAGATGGACTACGGCACCAAACTTGGTACCTACCAAGGACGTATTGCTCTTTCACAAGATCAACAAGTCGAAGCGGATGTCCTGTATTTAGGCCGCGTGTCACTTGTAGCTCGTAACTTAAGCCAAACTCGTTACTGGAGTTGGAATGCGAAGCAAAACCAGTGGCAAGAATTAGATAGTGGTGAAAAAGAGAGCATTGATAAAGCATTTAAATTGGCCAACCAAGAAATTGCACCATCATTCTTAACGCTCCCGGTATCACTGACTAAAGCGGAGGCCAAATAA
- a CDS encoding lipocalin family protein: MQLLKRMAALLLVTVILGGCTGKPDNIEPVTNFDLNKYLGTWYEIARLDHSFERGLSNIQATYRLKSDGTVNVVNRGWNTEEKQWAQAVGKAKFVTTSDIAHLKVSFFGPFYGSYVVFYLADDYSLALVTSYNKDYFWMLSRTKTISKDKLDHALEIAQKAGFDTSKFIYPKQTDNPLL, translated from the coding sequence ATGCAGTTATTAAAACGTATGGCCGCCCTATTATTAGTGACAGTAATACTTGGGGGATGCACTGGGAAACCAGATAATATTGAGCCCGTGACGAACTTTGACCTAAACAAATACCTCGGTACATGGTATGAAATAGCACGCTTAGACCATAGTTTTGAACGCGGCTTGAGTAACATTCAAGCCACTTACCGTTTAAAAAGTGATGGTACCGTGAATGTGGTTAACCGTGGTTGGAACACTGAGGAAAAACAGTGGGCGCAAGCAGTAGGGAAAGCCAAGTTTGTCACCACCAGTGACATTGCCCATCTTAAGGTCTCTTTCTTTGGTCCTTTCTATGGCAGTTACGTGGTCTTCTATCTTGCCGATGATTACTCGCTAGCCCTTGTGACCAGTTACAATAAAGACTATTTCTGGATGTTGTCTCGTACCAAAACCATTAGTAAAGACAAGCTCGATCATGCGCTTGAGATTGCTCAAAAAGCGGGATTCGACACGAGCAAATTTATCTATCCCAAACAGACCGATAACCCATTACTTTAA
- a CDS encoding lactate/malate family dehydrogenase, whose product MKIGIIGAGAVGVGICNYLLTLGSVSELVLLDQDLARAEGEVFDFRHTAALTFTKNTRITPSDDYMDLLDANIVVITAGAQIKQGQSRMDLAEINSNIGVAIAKKVERVAPNAIIIVVTNPCDIVTHSIVANTGYTPSKVISAGCVVDTARLMTIVAQRINLDPKNVFGYVLGEHGSHCFTPKSLISIAGQPADYYCDANGIPRIDADELLESVRQAGFEIFKRKNNTTHGIAASVFRIIQAIVINEHSVLPVGTLLRGEYGLDNVVMSLPVVIGKNGVEKILIHPFSDEERQIMGQIADEMRSSMAQVAKETGLSL is encoded by the coding sequence ATGAAAATAGGTATTATTGGTGCGGGCGCAGTTGGCGTAGGTATTTGTAATTACTTATTAACGTTAGGCAGTGTGAGTGAATTAGTATTATTAGATCAGGATTTGGCTCGTGCAGAAGGGGAAGTGTTTGATTTTCGCCACACCGCGGCGCTAACGTTCACAAAAAATACCCGTATTACGCCAAGTGATGACTATATGGATCTACTAGACGCAAATATTGTAGTCATTACTGCCGGAGCTCAGATCAAACAAGGCCAGAGCCGTATGGATTTGGCTGAAATTAACAGCAATATTGGGGTAGCTATTGCCAAGAAAGTCGAGCGTGTCGCGCCTAACGCCATTATTATTGTGGTAACTAATCCTTGTGACATTGTCACACATAGTATCGTTGCGAATACAGGATACACGCCCAGTAAAGTGATATCAGCGGGGTGTGTTGTCGATACGGCTAGATTAATGACAATCGTGGCGCAGCGTATTAACCTCGATCCGAAAAACGTATTTGGTTATGTCTTAGGTGAGCATGGCAGCCACTGTTTTACGCCGAAAAGCTTGATCAGTATTGCCGGTCAGCCTGCCGATTATTACTGTGATGCGAATGGTATTCCCCGTATTGATGCCGATGAGTTACTCGAGTCGGTTCGTCAGGCTGGATTTGAGATTTTTAAACGCAAAAATAATACCACGCACGGTATTGCCGCTTCGGTATTTCGTATAATCCAGGCAATTGTGATTAACGAACACTCTGTATTACCGGTTGGCACTTTGCTGCGTGGAGAATACGGATTGGATAATGTGGTAATGAGTTTACCCGTTGTTATTGGTAAAAACGGCGTAGAGAAAATACTCATTCACCCGTTTAGCGATGAAGAGCGCCAAATTATGGGGCAAATTGCCGACGAAATGCGCAGTAGCATGGCTCAGGTAGCAAAGGAAACGGGATTAAGTCTGTAA
- a CDS encoding glycerophosphodiester phosphodiesterase family protein translates to MALTIVGHRGVAAHYPENTRVSIQAAIDLGLNWVEVDVQPTKDNILVVCHDHTINRCSDGRGRIDRHTFAELSQHDFGYWFAPQFTGEPLLTLSELLQMANQHHLNLNIEVKVDRHHDVNLVVKLLKAQLASANLTHCKLLLSSFSHAIMRELHQQLSNYPLGVLTSRITRHDIALLDEIDAFSCHTNYQRLRQQHVDKLKQTGRQIWCYTVNDGSDFPLLDQVDAIFSDDPAQFL, encoded by the coding sequence ATGGCACTGACAATCGTCGGCCATCGCGGCGTTGCGGCCCACTATCCAGAAAATACTCGTGTGAGTATTCAGGCTGCGATTGATTTAGGGTTAAATTGGGTTGAGGTCGATGTGCAGCCGACAAAAGATAACATCTTGGTTGTCTGTCACGATCACACCATTAATCGCTGTAGTGACGGTCGGGGAAGAATTGATCGCCATACCTTTGCAGAGCTATCACAGCATGATTTTGGATACTGGTTTGCTCCTCAGTTTACAGGTGAGCCTTTATTAACACTCAGCGAGTTGTTACAGATGGCCAATCAACACCATCTTAATTTAAATATAGAAGTAAAGGTTGACCGGCACCATGATGTCAATCTCGTGGTTAAGTTACTCAAAGCCCAATTGGCTAGCGCCAACTTAACTCACTGTAAATTGCTACTTTCAAGTTTCAGTCACGCCATTATGCGTGAGTTGCACCAGCAATTATCTAATTATCCTCTTGGCGTTTTAACCAGTCGTATCACCCGTCACGATATCGCACTTCTCGATGAAATCGACGCTTTCAGTTGTCACACCAATTACCAAAGACTGCGTCAGCAACACGTAGATAAGCTCAAACAGACCGGCAGGCAGATCTGGTGTTATACCGTTAATGATGGTTCGGACTTTCCCCTTCTCGATCAAGTTGATGCGATCTTCAGTGATGACCCAGCACAATTTTTATAA
- a CDS encoding phenolic acid decarboxylase produces the protein MFDINDLSGIVGKHLVYTYDNGWNYEFYFKNETTADYRIHSGIVGNRWVKDQRVYLVRVAQDVYKVSWTEPTGTDVSLIANLADKVFHGTIFFPRWVINDPKKTVCFQNEHIEQMEAYRAEGPAYPTEVIDEFAKITFVRDAGRDNEEVINCPASELPANFPENLK, from the coding sequence ATGTTCGACATTAATGATTTAAGCGGTATCGTTGGTAAACACCTTGTCTACACTTATGACAACGGTTGGAACTATGAATTCTATTTCAAAAATGAAACCACAGCTGATTACCGTATTCACAGTGGTATCGTTGGTAACCGTTGGGTGAAAGATCAACGTGTTTACTTGGTTCGCGTTGCACAAGACGTATACAAAGTGTCTTGGACTGAACCTACTGGTACTGATGTAAGCTTGATTGCTAACTTAGCTGATAAAGTATTTCACGGTACTATTTTCTTCCCACGTTGGGTAATCAACGATCCTAAGAAAACCGTATGTTTCCAAAACGAACACATTGAACAAATGGAAGCTTACCGTGCAGAAGGTCCTGCATACCCAACTGAAGTGATTGATGAATTTGCGAAAATCACATTCGTACGTGATGCAGGCCGTGATAACGAAGAAGTGATCAACTGCCCAGCAAGTGAATTACCAGCAAACTTCCCAGAAAACTTAAAATAA
- a CDS encoding LysR family transcriptional regulator produces MLKTTLEQWQVLRSVVEQGSIAKAAEQTFKSQPAISYQLSQLQQRLGLEILNLKGRKLVLTEQGRILLEQAVFILDQWRDLEARAEALTQGERAVISLVVDSLFPKSDLFNGLKRFNLAFPNTHVHVKETVRDEGMMLLNQGNDDLYIISAPENLSVTKSAVMTVEVIPVAHKEHPIFQVPSHLREAKLKCVPMIQVVDKYHQQPNDEDNRYQDSWFFTSLSSAVDAIINQLGYGWIPISEIHQYLDNGTLCPIFDDQQMLRNSTLYLIKNQDARHDSVIHALEDALLENILPKEEHHTPLD; encoded by the coding sequence ATGTTAAAAACCACTCTCGAACAATGGCAGGTATTGCGCTCTGTCGTAGAGCAAGGCAGTATTGCAAAAGCTGCTGAGCAGACATTCAAAAGCCAACCGGCCATTAGCTACCAGCTATCACAACTGCAACAGCGGTTGGGGCTTGAAATTTTAAATTTGAAAGGACGTAAACTCGTTCTTACTGAGCAAGGACGAATCCTGTTAGAGCAGGCCGTATTTATTCTGGATCAGTGGCGGGATTTAGAGGCACGCGCAGAAGCACTCACACAAGGTGAGCGTGCCGTCATCAGCTTAGTTGTTGATAGTCTATTCCCTAAAAGCGATCTGTTTAATGGTTTAAAACGCTTTAATCTGGCGTTTCCTAATACTCATGTGCATGTGAAAGAAACCGTTCGTGATGAAGGTATGATGCTACTTAATCAGGGTAATGACGATTTATACATCATTAGTGCTCCCGAGAATCTATCCGTGACCAAGTCAGCGGTGATGACGGTTGAAGTGATACCTGTCGCACATAAAGAACACCCTATTTTTCAAGTACCTTCTCACTTAAGAGAAGCGAAATTAAAATGTGTCCCTATGATTCAGGTTGTCGATAAATATCATCAGCAGCCTAATGATGAAGATAATCGTTATCAAGACTCATGGTTTTTCACGTCCCTTTCTTCAGCGGTCGACGCCATCATTAATCAACTTGGGTATGGTTGGATTCCCATCAGTGAAATTCATCAATATTTGGACAATGGCACCCTATGCCCTATTTTCGATGATCAACAAATGTTAAGAAACTCAACTCTATACCTAATAAAAAATCAGGACGCCCGCCATGACAGCGTGATACACGCTTTGGAGGACGCCCTACTTGAAAATATATTACCCAAAGAGGAGCACCATACTCCCCTTGATTAA
- a CDS encoding methyl-accepting chemotaxis protein, which produces MSNRNQHVINEEVTFAKDSELVSTTDTRGVITYANEEFCQVAGYTLEELVNKNHNVVRHPDMPKEAFKDMWDHLKTEQNWRGAVKNRCKDGRYYWVDAFVTPIYEHGKLVGYQSVRRNLTPAIRQRAETAYKKLIAGKRITSPLAMGVSGRLTLSAILSIVVIALTVLFNPYISVILPFLFIALFYGEIIKHAGYNAELQKNYDSISRYLYCDLPTNNAEFHIRMQKGKVKTIIGRTLDSGRELLSKVKQMESLSKNSQKAIQIQTEELEKISTAVEQMVATIHEVARNSAQTSDQVRNASTLCRTVMKNIDSTATRVSSVASEVNNSSAATELLAEKIEQIGSVMNEIQGVAEQTNLLALNAAIEAARAGEQGRGFAVVADEVRALSQRTHKATEGIQSSMKDVVTTLATLKETMQTGEAAATRCVEDTENTKSSVSELRDAVQVIDDAANQISTAAEEQSVVAKEINENLTTIKDASSQTLHDATTVYDLANDVQKKADMLANLGMSFKA; this is translated from the coding sequence ATGAGTAACAGAAACCAACATGTGATAAATGAAGAAGTCACATTTGCTAAAGATTCAGAGTTAGTTTCTACAACCGACACTCGTGGCGTCATTACATACGCAAACGAAGAATTTTGTCAGGTGGCTGGATATACACTAGAAGAATTAGTGAACAAAAATCATAATGTAGTACGGCATCCCGACATGCCTAAAGAAGCCTTTAAGGATATGTGGGACCATTTGAAAACCGAGCAAAATTGGCGCGGCGCGGTTAAAAACCGTTGTAAAGATGGTCGGTATTACTGGGTCGATGCTTTTGTTACTCCCATCTATGAGCACGGGAAATTGGTCGGCTACCAGTCTGTTCGTCGCAACTTAACTCCAGCGATTCGTCAACGGGCAGAAACCGCTTACAAGAAGCTGATCGCGGGTAAACGGATTACGTCCCCTTTAGCGATGGGAGTCAGCGGTCGGTTAACATTGTCGGCGATCCTAAGCATTGTAGTTATTGCCCTGACGGTACTTTTTAATCCTTATATTTCAGTAATTCTTCCATTTCTATTTATTGCTTTATTTTATGGCGAAATTATTAAGCATGCTGGCTATAACGCTGAATTACAAAAAAACTACGATAGCATCTCACGTTATCTCTATTGTGATTTGCCAACCAATAATGCGGAATTTCATATTCGCATGCAAAAAGGTAAGGTCAAAACCATTATCGGTCGCACTTTAGATAGTGGACGTGAACTGTTGTCTAAAGTAAAACAGATGGAATCTTTGTCGAAGAACAGTCAAAAGGCCATTCAAATTCAAACCGAAGAGTTAGAAAAAATTTCAACGGCGGTTGAACAAATGGTAGCGACTATCCATGAAGTGGCGCGTAATAGTGCACAAACATCTGATCAGGTGCGTAATGCTTCAACATTGTGCCGAACAGTGATGAAAAATATCGATTCAACAGCAACGCGAGTCTCCTCCGTGGCGAGTGAAGTGAATAATTCCTCAGCGGCGACTGAGCTGTTAGCAGAAAAAATCGAACAAATCGGTTCGGTTATGAATGAGATTCAGGGCGTAGCAGAACAAACTAACTTGCTGGCGTTGAATGCGGCCATTGAAGCAGCGCGAGCTGGTGAGCAAGGGCGCGGATTTGCGGTGGTCGCTGATGAAGTTCGAGCGTTGAGTCAACGTACGCATAAAGCGACAGAGGGCATTCAATCTTCAATGAAAGATGTCGTCACTACATTAGCGACATTAAAAGAAACGATGCAAACTGGGGAGGCGGCCGCCACTCGATGTGTTGAAGATACTGAAAATACTAAATCAAGTGTCAGTGAACTGCGTGATGCGGTACAAGTTATTGATGATGCGGCTAACCAGATTTCTACCGCCGCAGAAGAGCAAAGTGTTGTTGCGAAAGAAATTAATGAAAACTTAACGACTATCAAAGATGCATCATCGCAAACCTTACACGATGCTACGACCGTGTATGATTTGGCTAATGATGTGCAGAAAAAAGCCGATATGCTGGCTAACTTGGGTATGTCATTTAAAGCTTAA
- a CDS encoding DedA family protein, whose product MSLQQLVSDYGYIALAIGTFFEGETILVIGGVFAHKGFLDLFWVIVSAFLGTLFGDQLYYFIGRIKGRSFIEKRPKWQAKSERVLTLLHKHQVWLILGFRFLYGIRTVTPFLIGASNVPPKRFIVLNIIGALVWAIAVGSLGYVFGNTVEIFLHNIKHYEMTFFAALLFCALAIWSWRRWKSSK is encoded by the coding sequence ATGTCTCTGCAGCAGTTAGTATCAGATTACGGATATATCGCCCTTGCCATTGGCACCTTCTTTGAAGGCGAAACCATTTTGGTGATTGGCGGCGTATTTGCCCACAAAGGGTTTTTGGATTTATTTTGGGTGATTGTCAGTGCCTTCTTGGGGACGCTATTTGGTGATCAATTGTATTATTTTATTGGTCGTATCAAAGGTCGTAGCTTTATCGAAAAACGACCAAAATGGCAGGCGAAATCAGAGCGTGTATTGACTCTACTCCATAAACACCAAGTGTGGCTTATCTTGGGGTTCCGCTTTCTTTACGGCATTCGAACGGTGACGCCATTTTTAATCGGCGCGAGTAATGTTCCACCAAAACGATTTATTGTTCTCAATATTATTGGTGCGTTAGTGTGGGCAATTGCAGTCGGCTCTTTAGGGTATGTCTTTGGTAATACAGTAGAAATTTTCTTACATAATATTAAACATTACGAGATGACCTTCTTTGCTGCATTATTGTTTTGCGCACTTGCTATTTGGTCATGGCGTCGTTGGAAGAGCAGCAAATAA
- the maiA gene encoding maleylacetoacetate isomerase, with the protein MSELTLYSYWRSSASYRVRIVLNLKGLDYVQMPINILGGATAKSLLNFKQINPTELVPVLIDGPLVLNQSLSIMQYLDETYRQVPLLPNDVGEKYRLLSMAQDITCDIHPLNNLRVLRYLDSNLRVSQDEKGAWYHHWIQVGFAALESRLKETAGKYSFGDAVTMLDACLVPQVYNAERFDVDLTPYPIIQRIQQALRSDPAFIKALPENQPDARLV; encoded by the coding sequence ATGAGTGAGTTAACTTTATACAGTTACTGGCGTTCATCAGCATCTTATCGTGTGCGAATTGTGCTCAATCTCAAAGGGCTAGATTATGTACAGATGCCGATTAACATTTTAGGTGGCGCAACTGCCAAAAGTTTATTGAATTTCAAACAAATCAACCCAACCGAACTGGTTCCTGTGCTCATTGATGGTCCACTCGTACTCAATCAGAGTTTATCCATTATGCAATATTTGGATGAAACTTATCGCCAAGTTCCTTTGCTTCCCAACGATGTCGGTGAAAAATATCGTTTATTATCGATGGCGCAAGACATCACTTGTGATATCCATCCACTCAATAATTTGCGCGTCTTGCGCTACTTAGATTCAAACTTACGGGTGAGCCAAGATGAGAAAGGTGCGTGGTATCATCACTGGATTCAAGTGGGATTTGCCGCGTTAGAATCCCGTTTAAAGGAGACCGCAGGTAAGTACAGCTTTGGTGACGCTGTCACAATGTTGGACGCGTGTTTAGTTCCGCAAGTGTATAACGCGGAACGTTTTGATGTTGACCTTACACCTTATCCAATTATCCAGCGTATACAACAAGCGTTACGATCCGACCCTGCTTTTATAAAAGCATTGCCTGAAAATCAACCAGATGCGCGTCTTGTTTAG
- a CDS encoding fumarylacetoacetate hydrolase family protein, giving the protein MKLATLQSHQRDGQLVVVSRDLSQYVAVPGIANTMQYALDHWLQVEPDLKEVYLGLCSGKRADAKPFNQALCHSPLPRAYHWADGSAYVNHVELVRKARGAQMPPSFWTDPLMYQGGSDTFLAPHAPIEVRTEQWGLDFEAEVAVITGDVPVGCSSKEAAHSIKLVMLVNDVSLRNLIPGELAKGFGFYQAKPSSSFSPVAVTLDELGPAWDGTKVVLPLLSTYNGHLFGRPNTGADMTFNFPQLIAHAAKTRSLVAGTIIGSGTVSNKQHLDMPTEVEKGGVGYSCIAERRMIEILKYGEATTQFMRHGDDIKIEMFNAQGESIFGAIEQTVHVVGAIP; this is encoded by the coding sequence ATGAAATTGGCAACGTTGCAGTCCCATCAACGCGATGGTCAACTTGTGGTGGTAAGCCGTGATTTATCTCAGTACGTTGCGGTGCCTGGGATTGCTAACACCATGCAATATGCTCTTGATCACTGGTTGCAAGTCGAACCAGATTTAAAAGAGGTGTATCTGGGATTATGTTCAGGGAAACGTGCTGATGCTAAGCCATTTAATCAAGCGTTATGCCATTCTCCTTTACCGCGTGCTTATCATTGGGCAGACGGATCGGCTTATGTTAATCATGTTGAATTGGTGCGTAAGGCGCGCGGCGCACAGATGCCACCTAGCTTCTGGACCGATCCTCTAATGTATCAAGGGGGAAGTGACACGTTCTTAGCCCCACATGCGCCAATTGAAGTAAGAACAGAACAGTGGGGATTAGATTTTGAAGCTGAAGTGGCTGTTATTACCGGGGATGTACCTGTCGGGTGCAGTTCAAAAGAAGCGGCGCATTCGATCAAACTGGTGATGTTAGTTAACGATGTGTCTTTACGAAACCTTATACCTGGTGAATTAGCGAAAGGGTTTGGTTTTTATCAAGCCAAACCCTCTTCATCTTTCAGTCCGGTTGCCGTTACCTTGGATGAACTTGGTCCTGCATGGGATGGCACTAAGGTCGTTTTGCCTTTATTGAGTACTTACAACGGCCACTTATTTGGTCGACCCAATACTGGTGCCGATATGACGTTCAATTTCCCTCAACTGATTGCTCATGCTGCTAAAACACGCAGTTTAGTGGCAGGTACTATTATTGGTTCCGGTACGGTCTCTAATAAGCAACATCTAGACATGCCCACTGAAGTAGAAAAAGGTGGCGTTGGTTATTCTTGTATTGCGGAACGAAGAATGATCGAAATACTCAAATATGGTGAGGCGACAACGCAATTTATGCGCCATGGTGATGATATAAAAATTGAAATGTTCAATGCACAAGGTGAATCTATTTTTGGGGCGATTGAACAAACTGTTCACGTGGTAGGAGCCATTCCATGA